The following coding sequences lie in one Corynebacterium humireducens NBRC 106098 = DSM 45392 genomic window:
- a CDS encoding metal ABC transporter ATP-binding protein — translation MSPSVAAAARGLTVAYHSTPVLRDISLTVPVGVVMGVVGPNGSGKSTLLKAMLGLVPPASGDALFFGRPLAQVRQQVGYMPQHTSVDWDFPTTVADVVLMGTYGRLGWLRRPGRAEKQAAARAMEATCVTDLADRQIGQLSGGQRQRVFLARTLAQEPDLFIMDEPFQGVDAFSQQAIVDVLHDLRAQGRTVILVHHDLSTVADYCDHVTLLGGDARRGVVASGEVSTHFTHENIAAAYGLSVTP, via the coding sequence ATGTCTCCGTCTGTCGCCGCCGCGGCCCGCGGCCTCACCGTCGCCTACCACTCCACCCCGGTCCTGCGGGACATCTCCCTGACGGTCCCCGTCGGGGTGGTCATGGGTGTGGTCGGCCCCAACGGCTCCGGCAAGTCCACCCTGCTCAAGGCCATGCTCGGGCTGGTGCCCCCGGCCTCCGGTGACGCCCTGTTCTTCGGGCGTCCGCTCGCGCAGGTCCGCCAGCAGGTCGGGTACATGCCGCAGCACACCTCGGTCGACTGGGACTTCCCCACCACCGTCGCCGACGTCGTGCTCATGGGCACCTACGGACGGCTGGGCTGGCTGCGCCGGCCCGGCAGGGCGGAGAAGCAGGCCGCCGCCCGCGCCATGGAGGCCACCTGTGTCACCGACCTCGCCGACCGCCAGATCGGGCAGCTGTCCGGCGGCCAGCGCCAGCGCGTGTTCCTGGCCCGCACCCTGGCCCAGGAACCGGACCTGTTCATCATGGACGAACCCTTCCAGGGGGTCGACGCCTTCTCCCAGCAGGCCATCGTCGACGTCCTCCATGACCTGCGCGCACAGGGCCGGACCGTCATCCTCGTCCACCACGACCTGTCCACGGTCGCCGACTACTGCGACCACGTGACCCTGCTCGGCGGCGACGCCCGCCGCGGCGTGGTGGCCAGCGGCGAGGTGTCGACCCACTTCACGCACGAGAACATCGCCGCCGCCTACGGGCTCTCGGTGACACCATGA
- a CDS encoding metal ABC transporter permease, translating into MSPTSFFADHTYMMVTAGTTVIGAVAGALGSFAYLRRQSLISDVIAHAALPGTLLAFLVLTALGLDGRSMTGMLVGATLAGTLAIAAANAITRVSPIAVDTAMAVVLSSLFGLGMLLMQYIQRHPLPGKGGIQDYLFGNASTITRADLTVSLVVGALALLVVAVFWKEFVLSTFDRDLAGLLGFSHRRVDPLIFVTIALATVIGVKAVGLVLMVAFVVTPPAAARQWTRTMRGMVVLSGVFGAVGSALGAYLSIALGPLPTGPVIVLVLFVLLLLSLVFSPRSIVARAWRHRRLSLEVVS; encoded by the coding sequence ATGAGCCCGACCAGCTTCTTCGCCGACCACACCTACATGATGGTCACCGCCGGGACCACCGTCATCGGGGCCGTCGCCGGCGCCCTGGGATCCTTCGCCTACCTGCGTCGGCAGTCGCTCATCAGCGACGTCATCGCCCACGCCGCCCTCCCCGGCACCCTCCTGGCGTTCCTCGTGCTCACCGCCCTGGGTCTCGACGGCCGCTCCATGACCGGCATGCTCGTCGGCGCCACCCTCGCCGGGACCCTGGCCATCGCCGCCGCGAACGCCATCACCCGGGTCTCCCCCATCGCCGTCGACACCGCCATGGCCGTCGTCCTGTCCAGTCTCTTCGGCCTGGGCATGCTGCTCATGCAGTACATCCAGCGCCACCCGCTGCCCGGCAAGGGCGGCATCCAGGACTACCTCTTCGGCAACGCCTCCACCATCACGCGCGCCGACCTCACCGTCTCCCTCGTCGTCGGGGCGCTGGCGCTGCTGGTGGTGGCGGTGTTCTGGAAGGAGTTCGTGCTCTCGACCTTCGACCGTGACCTGGCCGGCCTGCTCGGCTTCTCCCACCGGAGGGTCGACCCGCTCATCTTCGTCACCATCGCCCTGGCGACGGTCATCGGGGTCAAGGCCGTCGGACTCGTGCTCATGGTGGCCTTCGTGGTCACGCCCCCGGCCGCCGCCCGGCAGTGGACGCGGACGATGCGGGGCATGGTCGTGCTCTCCGGTGTGTTCGGCGCGGTGGGCTCCGCCCTCGGCGCCTACCTGTCGATCGCCCTCGGGCCGCTGCCCACCGGGCCCGTCATCGTGCTCGTCCTCTTCGTCCTCCTGCTCCTCTCCCTGGTGTTCTCCCCGCGCAGCATCGTCGCCCGCGCGTGGCGGCACCGCCGTCTCTCCCTGGAGGTCGTGTCATGA
- a CDS encoding tRNA (cytidine(34)-2'-O)-methyltransferase: protein MARLHVIFDNPVIPPNTGNAIRMCAGSGAHLHLVEPLGFDLSEKHLRRAGLDYHDLAEVTVHGSFEECLSTLPSSRIFPFTTQATVWHTDVAWREGDALLFGTETTGLPESVLAHPRLEHEVRIPMIPGRRSMNLSNSAAVATYEAWRQLGFPGGV from the coding sequence ATGGCCCGACTGCACGTCATCTTCGATAACCCCGTCATTCCCCCGAACACGGGCAACGCCATCCGCATGTGCGCGGGGTCCGGGGCGCACCTCCACCTGGTGGAGCCGCTGGGTTTCGATCTCAGCGAGAAGCACCTGCGCCGCGCCGGTCTGGACTACCACGACCTCGCGGAGGTCACCGTCCACGGTTCCTTCGAGGAATGCTTGTCGACGCTCCCCTCCTCCCGCATCTTCCCCTTCACCACACAGGCGACCGTGTGGCACACCGACGTGGCGTGGCGGGAGGGTGACGCCCTGCTCTTCGGCACCGAGACCACCGGCCTGCCGGAGTCGGTGCTCGCGCACCCGCGCCTGGAACACGAGGTGCGCATCCCCATGATCCCGGGGCGTCGCTCGATGAATCTGTCCAACTCGGCGGCCGTGGCCACCTACGAGGCCTGGCGTCAGCTCGGCTTCCCGGGCGGGGTGTAG
- a CDS encoding error-prone DNA polymerase, protein MGFHGGAHLGWSRLERILSGRPGPTPVPVGHLGEGACRRRPVAPSALPFAELHAVSSYSFLHGASDPEALVERAAELGMTALALVDRDGFYGAVKFAEAAAEVGLPTVFGAELTLGERVLPVLARGPEGYRRLSHLMTDAHLAGGTKGEVAYPPLAGIAGVLDGHGVVLLGPAWIADVDHVVDLFGVEGAVLEYPVTMTPEDADHHEKLDACRRHGLRGIATATPAAATRREARLAGAKRALARRLSLGEAEPDLHPMGAPWLRSGEQLARLLPGRPELLAASVELAQECAFTLNLVAPGLPDHPTPEGHTEMTWLAELTRQRARRRYASRPADIRDRAAAQIEHELAVIGELNFPGYFLIVTDLVDFCHDHDILCQGRGSAANSAVCFALGITNAEPVSAGLLFERFLSPDRDGPPDIDIDIESGRREEVIQYVYERYGRDRAAQVANVITYRTKGALRDAARALGHPQGAVDAWSKGTAEPPAAVVDLAARFKGQPRHLGIHSGGMVICDRPIADVVPVEWARMPGRSVVQWDKDDCASAGLVKFDLLGLGMLEALHHMIDLVEEQHGQRINLWELDLADEGVYDMLCRADAVGVFQVESRAQLSTLPRLRPRCFFDLVVEVALIRPGPIQGGSVHPYLRRRAGQEAVTYDHPVLEKSLGKTLGIPLFQEQLMQIAVDAAGFSGAEADALRRAMGSKRSPARMAALRDRFFRGVWDTNGIGEEVAETLWNKIVAFAAYGFPESHSQSFASLVYFSAWFKHHHPAEFCVGLLRAQPMGFYSPQSLIQDARRHGVEILPVDVQTSGEEACVDRGRIRLGLNLVKGLGAEAAARIAAAAPFTGIPDMARRADLSVAHVEALARAGALAGLGVDRRQALWEAGIAATEREGMLPGLSAVTAPTLPGMNALELMVADIAATGVTHDRQPLEVLRSSLADAGVVTAAALRTVPDGTRVRVAGVVTHRQRPRTASGLTFLGMEDETGLLNVMVSVGLWNRRRTVARTAKALVVRGIVQNASGAVTVVADRLEPLALGEWLSRGSRDFR, encoded by the coding sequence ATGGGATTCCACGGTGGGGCACACCTCGGCTGGTCGCGGCTGGAGCGCATCCTCTCCGGCCGCCCGGGCCCCACGCCCGTCCCGGTCGGCCATCTCGGGGAGGGTGCTTGCCGACGCCGCCCCGTCGCCCCCTCCGCCCTCCCCTTCGCGGAGCTCCACGCCGTGAGCTCCTACAGCTTCCTCCACGGGGCCAGCGATCCCGAGGCCCTCGTGGAACGGGCCGCCGAACTGGGGATGACCGCGTTGGCGCTGGTGGACAGGGACGGCTTCTACGGTGCCGTCAAGTTCGCCGAGGCCGCCGCGGAGGTGGGTCTGCCCACCGTGTTCGGCGCGGAACTGACCCTGGGGGAGCGGGTCCTCCCCGTCCTGGCGCGCGGTCCGGAAGGGTACCGGCGGCTCTCGCACCTCATGACCGACGCCCACCTGGCCGGCGGAACGAAGGGGGAGGTGGCCTACCCGCCGCTGGCCGGGATCGCCGGGGTGCTGGACGGGCACGGGGTGGTCCTGCTGGGACCCGCCTGGATCGCCGACGTCGATCACGTGGTCGATCTGTTCGGGGTGGAGGGTGCCGTGCTCGAGTACCCCGTCACGATGACCCCGGAGGACGCGGACCACCACGAGAAACTTGACGCGTGTAGACGGCACGGTCTACGCGGCATCGCCACCGCGACCCCCGCTGCCGCCACCCGCCGGGAGGCCCGCCTGGCCGGGGCGAAACGGGCCCTGGCCAGGCGCCTGTCCCTCGGGGAGGCCGAACCCGACCTGCACCCCATGGGCGCGCCCTGGCTGCGTTCCGGGGAACAGCTGGCCCGGCTGCTGCCGGGACGCCCCGAGCTGCTGGCCGCCTCCGTGGAGCTGGCGCAGGAGTGTGCCTTCACCCTCAACCTCGTCGCCCCCGGGCTGCCGGACCACCCCACCCCGGAGGGGCACACCGAGATGACCTGGCTGGCCGAGCTGACACGGCAGCGGGCGCGACGGCGGTACGCCTCCCGCCCCGCGGACATCCGGGACCGGGCCGCCGCCCAGATCGAGCACGAACTGGCGGTGATCGGGGAGCTCAACTTCCCCGGCTACTTCCTCATCGTCACCGACCTCGTCGACTTCTGCCACGACCACGACATCCTCTGCCAGGGGAGGGGCTCGGCGGCGAACTCGGCGGTGTGTTTTGCACTGGGCATCACCAACGCGGAACCCGTCTCCGCGGGGCTGCTCTTCGAACGTTTCCTCTCCCCGGACCGCGACGGCCCGCCGGACATCGACATCGACATCGAGTCCGGCCGTCGGGAGGAGGTCATCCAGTACGTCTACGAGCGCTACGGCCGCGACAGGGCGGCGCAGGTGGCCAACGTCATCACCTACCGCACGAAGGGGGCGCTCCGCGACGCCGCCCGCGCCCTCGGCCACCCGCAGGGGGCGGTGGACGCCTGGTCGAAGGGCACCGCCGAACCCCCGGCCGCCGTCGTGGACCTGGCGGCCCGGTTCAAAGGACAGCCCCGCCACCTGGGCATCCACTCCGGCGGCATGGTCATCTGCGACCGGCCCATCGCCGACGTCGTCCCCGTGGAGTGGGCCCGGATGCCGGGACGCTCGGTGGTGCAGTGGGACAAGGACGACTGCGCCTCCGCCGGCCTGGTCAAGTTCGACCTGCTGGGCCTGGGCATGCTCGAGGCGCTGCACCACATGATCGACCTCGTCGAGGAGCAGCACGGGCAGCGCATCAACCTGTGGGAACTCGACCTCGCCGACGAGGGCGTCTACGACATGCTGTGCCGCGCCGACGCCGTCGGGGTCTTCCAGGTGGAGTCCCGCGCCCAGCTGTCGACCCTGCCGCGCCTGCGTCCCCGCTGCTTCTTCGACCTCGTCGTCGAGGTCGCCCTCATCCGCCCCGGCCCCATCCAGGGCGGCTCCGTGCACCCCTACCTGCGGCGCCGCGCCGGGCAGGAGGCGGTCACCTACGACCACCCCGTGCTGGAGAAGTCACTGGGCAAGACACTCGGCATCCCCCTGTTCCAGGAGCAGCTCATGCAGATCGCCGTCGACGCCGCCGGATTCAGCGGCGCGGAGGCCGATGCGCTGCGCCGCGCGATGGGCTCCAAACGTTCCCCGGCGCGGATGGCGGCGCTCCGGGACCGCTTCTTCCGCGGCGTGTGGGACACCAACGGCATCGGGGAGGAGGTGGCGGAGACACTGTGGAACAAGATCGTCGCCTTCGCCGCCTACGGATTCCCCGAATCGCACTCGCAGTCCTTCGCCTCGCTGGTGTACTTCTCCGCCTGGTTCAAGCACCACCACCCGGCGGAGTTCTGCGTGGGGCTGCTGCGCGCCCAGCCGATGGGCTTCTACTCGCCGCAGTCGCTCATCCAGGACGCCCGCCGCCACGGCGTGGAGATCCTGCCCGTCGACGTGCAGACCTCCGGGGAGGAGGCCTGCGTCGACCGGGGTCGCATCCGCCTCGGCCTCAACCTGGTCAAGGGGCTGGGGGCGGAGGCCGCCGCCCGCATCGCGGCCGCCGCGCCCTTCACGGGCATCCCCGACATGGCGCGCCGGGCGGACCTCTCGGTCGCGCACGTCGAGGCGCTGGCCCGGGCCGGGGCGCTGGCGGGCCTCGGGGTGGACCGTCGGCAGGCACTGTGGGAGGCGGGCATCGCCGCCACCGAACGCGAGGGCATGCTGCCGGGGCTCTCCGCGGTCACCGCGCCCACGCTGCCCGGCATGAACGCCCTCGAGCTCATGGTCGCCGACATCGCCGCCACGGGCGTCACCCACGACCGGCAGCCGCTGGAGGTGCTGCGTTCCTCGCTTGCCGACGCCGGCGTGGTCACCGCCGCCGCCCTTCGCACCGTCCCCGACGGCACCCGCGTCCGCGTCGCCGGGGTGGTCACCCACCGGCAGCGTCCCCGGACCGCCTCCGGCCTGACCTTCCTCGGCATGGAGGACGAGACGGGGCTGCTCAACGTCATGGTCTCCGTGGGGTTGTGGAACCGCCGCCGGACGGTGGCGCGCACCGCGAAAGCCCTGGTGGTGCGCGGTATCGTGCAGAACGCCTCGGGGGCGGTGACCGTGGTCGCCGACCGGTTGGAACCGCTGGCACTGGGGGAGTGGCTCAGCCGTGGTTCGCGTGACTTCCGCTGA
- a CDS encoding PH domain-containing protein: MNNWRHVHRLTPLLKFWTVILAVLAVVVVNVNVAVLTRAWAWLEQGQFLPLLGLAGAFVLACALVWFASQVWWQAMGFRLDAEEVSLRQGVFNKALRTARYDRIQAVDVVESVVARVFGLASVRVETAGGGDSVIEIAYLPRAEAEAVRREVLARARTTPAPGADHPEQGRVIVPEIPVARSLAAAALQGSSLGGVLAVFSVLLSPLSWATLVPVLLGFVPVIWNQIDRAWRFTARLDDDTLHLSYGLADRRKQSIPLERIHGVRLVQPALWRATGWWFVSVSVAGYGATSGRNSATTTLLPVGSREQADALLAVIAPAPLVDAPTYTSPARARWVSPIDLRQQSVTVRDDAVITRKGRLSTRIAVIHPSHIQELSLTRGPLQQLLGLCTVRFDLVPGPVRMAGEDLTPEDGNALLNQLRRRALPAYTPPGKPS; encoded by the coding sequence GTGAACAACTGGCGTCACGTCCACCGCCTCACCCCGCTGCTGAAGTTCTGGACGGTCATCCTGGCCGTGCTGGCCGTCGTCGTGGTCAACGTCAACGTCGCGGTGCTCACCCGGGCATGGGCCTGGCTGGAGCAGGGCCAGTTCCTGCCCCTGCTGGGCCTGGCGGGCGCGTTCGTCCTGGCCTGCGCCCTGGTGTGGTTCGCGTCCCAGGTGTGGTGGCAGGCGATGGGTTTCCGCCTCGACGCCGAGGAGGTGTCGCTGCGGCAGGGGGTGTTCAACAAGGCGCTGCGCACCGCGCGTTATGACCGCATCCAGGCGGTCGACGTCGTCGAGTCCGTCGTCGCCCGGGTCTTCGGGCTGGCGTCCGTGCGGGTGGAGACGGCCGGCGGCGGTGACTCCGTCATCGAGATCGCCTACCTGCCCCGGGCGGAGGCCGAGGCGGTGCGCCGCGAGGTCCTCGCCCGCGCCCGCACCACGCCCGCCCCCGGGGCCGACCACCCCGAGCAGGGCCGGGTCATCGTCCCGGAGATCCCCGTCGCCCGTTCCCTGGCGGCCGCAGCGCTGCAGGGCAGCAGCCTCGGCGGCGTCCTCGCGGTGTTCTCGGTCCTGCTCTCCCCGCTGAGCTGGGCCACCCTCGTGCCCGTCCTCCTCGGTTTCGTGCCCGTCATCTGGAATCAGATCGACAGGGCCTGGCGTTTCACCGCGCGTCTCGACGACGACACCCTCCACCTCTCCTACGGTCTGGCCGACCGTCGGAAACAGTCGATCCCGCTGGAACGCATCCACGGCGTACGCCTCGTCCAGCCTGCCCTGTGGCGGGCCACCGGCTGGTGGTTCGTGTCGGTCTCGGTGGCGGGCTACGGCGCGACGTCGGGACGCAACTCCGCGACGACCACCCTCCTGCCCGTCGGTTCCCGGGAGCAGGCCGACGCCCTGCTGGCGGTCATCGCCCCCGCCCCGCTTGTCGACGCCCCCACCTACACCTCCCCGGCCCGCGCCCGCTGGGTCTCACCCATCGACCTGCGCCAGCAGTCGGTGACGGTGCGCGACGACGCCGTGATCACCCGGAAGGGACGCCTGAGCACCCGGATCGCGGTGATCCACCCCAGCCACATCCAGGAGCTCTCACTCACCCGCGGGCCCCTGCAGCAGCTCCTCGGCCTGTGCACGGTGCGTTTCGACCTCGTGCCCGGGCCCGTCCGCATGGCCGGGGAGGACCTCACCCCCGAGGACGGCAACGCCCTGCTCAACCAGCTGCGGCGGCGTGCCCTGCCCGCCTACACCCCGCCCGGGAAGCCGAGCTGA
- a CDS encoding bifunctional methylenetetrahydrofolate dehydrogenase/methenyltetrahydrofolate cyclohydrolase, protein MTAIKLDGQLYRDEIFEDLAKRTAALKEKGIVPGLATVLVGDDPASHSYVKMKHRDCEQIGINSIRKDLPADISQEDLLAVIDELNNDPACTGYIVQLPLPKHLDENAVLAAIDPDKDADGLHPVNLGKLVLNEPAPLPCTPNGSIHLLRRFGVELDGAKVVVIGRGVTVGRPIGLMLTRRSENSTVTLCHTGTKDLAAETKNADVIIAAAGVPHMLTADMVKPGAAVLDVGVSRLDGKLAGDVHPDVWEVAGYASPNPGGVGPLTRAFLVANVVERAELLAGE, encoded by the coding sequence GTGACTGCGATCAAACTTGACGGACAACTCTACCGCGACGAGATCTTCGAGGACCTGGCGAAGCGCACCGCCGCCCTCAAGGAGAAGGGCATCGTCCCCGGCCTGGCGACGGTCCTGGTCGGCGACGACCCGGCCTCCCACTCCTACGTGAAGATGAAGCACCGCGACTGCGAGCAGATCGGCATCAACTCGATCCGTAAGGATCTGCCGGCGGATATCTCCCAGGAGGACCTGCTCGCCGTCATCGACGAGCTCAACAACGACCCGGCCTGCACCGGCTACATCGTGCAGCTGCCGCTGCCGAAGCACCTCGACGAGAACGCCGTGCTCGCCGCCATCGACCCGGACAAGGACGCCGACGGCCTCCACCCGGTCAACCTGGGCAAGCTCGTCCTCAACGAGCCGGCCCCGCTGCCGTGCACCCCGAACGGCTCCATCCACCTGCTGCGCCGCTTCGGCGTCGAGCTCGACGGCGCGAAGGTCGTCGTCATCGGCCGTGGCGTGACCGTCGGCCGCCCGATCGGCCTCATGCTCACCCGCCGCTCCGAGAACTCCACCGTCACCCTGTGCCACACCGGCACCAAGGACCTGGCGGCGGAGACGAAGAACGCGGACGTCATCATCGCCGCCGCCGGCGTGCCGCACATGCTCACCGCCGACATGGTCAAGCCGGGTGCCGCGGTCCTCGACGTCGGCGTCTCGCGTCTCGACGGCAAGCTCGCCGGCGACGTCCACCCCGACGTCTGGGAGGTCGCCGGCTACGCCTCCCCGAACCCGGGCGGCGTCGGCCCGCTGACCCGCGCCTTCCTCGTGGCCAACGTCGTCGAGAGGGCGGAACTGCTCGCAGGTGAGTAG
- a CDS encoding metal ABC transporter permease, giving the protein MIFILGTAALAVVTALACALPGVFVVLRKNSMLVDGMSHAVFPGIVVGFMLTYDLRSPWLILGAATTGLLVVIGSEWLTATRLLTGDAPQGLIFPALFAGGIILVTSRFAHVHLDVHTVLVGDLNLASFDRLLVGGVDAGPAYLYVMLAVLGVNALFLTAFLPQMKASTFDPQAAAVQGIPVRRLNLAFMFLVSVTVTAAFHAAGAILVIALVVAPAATALLLSTRLDRMILWTLTIAGTGAGTGFWLAYVTDTSTSAAMAVFYGVLFLAVLLSTRHASRRRQLR; this is encoded by the coding sequence ATGATCTTCATCCTCGGCACCGCGGCCCTCGCCGTGGTCACCGCCCTGGCCTGTGCCCTGCCCGGCGTGTTCGTGGTCCTGCGGAAGAACTCCATGCTTGTCGACGGCATGTCCCACGCCGTCTTCCCCGGCATCGTCGTCGGGTTCATGCTGACCTACGACCTGCGGTCCCCCTGGCTCATCCTGGGGGCCGCCACGACCGGGCTGCTCGTGGTCATCGGCTCGGAATGGCTGACCGCCACCCGCCTGCTCACCGGCGACGCCCCCCAGGGCCTCATCTTCCCCGCCCTCTTCGCCGGGGGCATCATCCTCGTGACCTCCCGCTTCGCGCACGTGCACCTCGACGTCCACACCGTCCTCGTCGGCGACCTCAACCTGGCGTCCTTCGACCGGTTGCTGGTGGGTGGTGTCGATGCGGGTCCCGCCTACCTCTACGTCATGCTCGCGGTGCTGGGCGTCAACGCACTGTTCCTCACCGCCTTCCTCCCCCAGATGAAGGCCTCCACCTTCGACCCCCAGGCCGCCGCCGTCCAGGGCATCCCCGTCCGGCGGCTCAACCTGGCCTTCATGTTCCTCGTCTCGGTCACCGTCACGGCGGCCTTCCACGCGGCCGGCGCCATCCTGGTCATCGCCCTCGTGGTCGCCCCCGCCGCCACCGCGCTGCTCCTCAGCACCCGCCTCGACCGGATGATCCTGTGGACCCTCACCATCGCCGGTACCGGCGCGGGCACCGGCTTCTGGCTGGCCTACGTCACCGACACGTCCACCTCCGCGGCGATGGCGGTGTTCTACGGTGTGCTGTTTCTCGCGGTGCTGCTGAGTACACGCCATGCTTCCCGACGCCGCCAGCTACGCTGA
- a CDS encoding metal-dependent transcriptional regulator, translating into MHVHDLPDRSQDYLKALWDIAELSDAPGTPAALGDLARLTGQKLPTASEAVKRLARQGLVHHEPYAGVTLTAEGRRLALAMVRRHRLLETFLVTVLGYTWDEVHEDADLLEHGVSDRLLERMDAHLGHPARDPHGDPIPTADGSVEKLPGLSLTAVAPGTEVLVEQINDRDPDLLRYLAGHGIVPGAHLRVDAAPAAGLLTVTVAGVPVPVAESSLGDIRVSLPGSAE; encoded by the coding sequence ATGCACGTCCATGACCTCCCCGACCGTTCGCAGGACTACCTCAAGGCCCTGTGGGACATCGCGGAGCTTTCCGACGCCCCCGGCACCCCCGCCGCCCTCGGCGACCTCGCCCGCCTCACCGGTCAGAAATTGCCCACCGCCTCCGAGGCGGTCAAGCGTCTGGCCCGCCAGGGTCTCGTCCACCACGAGCCCTACGCCGGCGTCACCCTCACCGCCGAGGGGCGTCGCCTCGCGCTGGCGATGGTGCGCCGCCACCGGCTCCTGGAGACCTTCCTGGTCACCGTCCTCGGCTACACCTGGGACGAGGTCCACGAGGACGCTGACCTGCTGGAACACGGCGTCTCCGACCGGCTTCTCGAGCGCATGGACGCCCACCTCGGCCACCCCGCCCGCGACCCCCACGGCGACCCGATCCCGACGGCGGACGGGAGCGTCGAGAAGCTGCCGGGCCTGAGCCTCACCGCCGTCGCGCCGGGCACGGAGGTCCTCGTCGAGCAGATCAACGACCGCGACCCGGACCTCCTGCGCTACCTCGCGGGTCACGGCATCGTCCCCGGCGCCCACCTGCGTGTCGACGCCGCCCCCGCCGCCGGCCTGCTCACCGTCACCGTCGCCGGGGTCCCGGTGCCCGTCGCGGAGTCCAGCCTCGGCGACATCCGCGTGAGCCTGCCGGGGTCGGCGGAGTAG
- a CDS encoding metal ABC transporter substrate-binding protein, translating to MRRILGAATALALLLPLSACAGDGGTGADRPLTVYATTGYIADAVRTIAPDAQVTTMVGPGGDPHTYQPSTRDVETLRTSDIVFSNGLYLEAQMITQLESLGDRHRALGDRLPQDLLLPWDETDPDGNELFDPHVWNSPDAWQLVVDDIAERLAEEDPDNAQTYRDNARTYNGQIAELAARSQRELADLEAPRILVTGHDAFGYFGQTFDLEVRATDFISTEAVLSPTELSELADYIADNRIPVIFRDNQASPQAITSLEEAVASRGWSVTISAEELFADSLGPEAPVDTYLGAFEHNVSTVARGLGARNAG from the coding sequence ATGCGACGCATCCTCGGGGCGGCCACGGCCCTCGCCCTGCTCCTGCCCCTCAGCGCCTGCGCCGGGGACGGCGGCACCGGAGCCGACCGCCCACTCACCGTCTACGCCACCACCGGCTACATCGCCGACGCCGTCCGCACCATCGCCCCCGACGCGCAGGTGACCACGATGGTCGGCCCCGGCGGCGACCCGCACACCTACCAGCCGTCGACCCGCGACGTCGAGACCCTGCGCACCTCCGACATCGTCTTCTCCAACGGCCTGTACCTCGAGGCACAGATGATCACCCAGCTGGAGTCGCTCGGCGACCGGCACCGCGCCCTCGGCGACCGTCTGCCGCAGGACCTGCTCCTCCCCTGGGACGAGACCGACCCCGACGGCAACGAACTGTTCGACCCCCACGTGTGGAACAGCCCCGACGCCTGGCAGCTCGTCGTCGACGACATCGCCGAGCGCCTCGCCGAGGAGGACCCGGACAACGCACAGACCTACCGCGACAACGCCCGGACCTACAACGGGCAGATCGCCGAGCTGGCCGCACGCTCCCAGCGGGAACTCGCCGACCTGGAGGCCCCGCGCATCCTCGTCACCGGCCACGACGCCTTCGGCTACTTCGGGCAGACCTTCGACCTGGAGGTCCGCGCCACCGACTTCATCTCCACCGAGGCGGTGCTCTCCCCCACCGAACTCTCCGAACTCGCCGACTACATCGCGGACAACCGCATCCCGGTGATCTTCCGTGACAACCAGGCCAGCCCCCAGGCGATCACCTCGCTCGAGGAGGCCGTCGCCTCCCGAGGCTGGTCCGTCACCATCTCCGCCGAGGAACTCTTCGCCGACTCCCTCGGCCCGGAGGCCCCCGTGGACACCTACCTCGGCGCGTTCGAGCACAACGTCAGCACCGTCGCCCGGGGCCTGGGCGCGAGGAACGCGGGGTAG
- a CDS encoding PH domain-containing protein, with protein sequence MNPVSPKLVTARYIGRLPAFVIAAGLLAALAWWVSPWFWIGAGVFLALLAWQVWLIPAQVRLLGWQETEDELLITKGRLWHTFTVVPYGRIQFVDVTAGPVERALGMKTLKLHTASASSDSVVEGLPADTADALRDRLAVKARERMSGL encoded by the coding sequence GTGAACCCTGTCTCCCCGAAACTCGTCACCGCCCGCTACATCGGCCGCCTTCCGGCGTTCGTCATCGCCGCGGGGCTCCTCGCGGCCCTGGCCTGGTGGGTGAGTCCGTGGTTCTGGATCGGCGCGGGCGTGTTCCTGGCGCTCCTCGCCTGGCAGGTGTGGCTCATCCCGGCGCAGGTCAGGCTGCTGGGATGGCAGGAGACGGAGGATGAGCTGCTCATCACGAAGGGACGCCTGTGGCACACGTTCACGGTGGTGCCCTACGGGCGGATCCAGTTCGTCGACGTCACCGCCGGGCCCGTCGAACGCGCCCTGGGGATGAAGACGCTCAAGCTGCACACGGCGTCGGCGTCCTCGGACTCGGTCGTCGAGGGGCTGCCCGCCGACACCGCCGACGCCCTGCGTGACCGGCTGGCGGTCAAGGCCCGGGAGAGGATGAGCGGGCTGTGA